The following proteins come from a genomic window of Brevibacillus antibioticus:
- a CDS encoding beta-ketoacyl synthase N-terminal-like domain-containing protein: protein MSKPLGLNRVKLNKQQTDAHSTDSKANQHDIAVIGAACRFGSAENPEDFWRLLQAGQDCVRELPKERQNDLIPLLLAKGLTMEKIQFREAAYLNDIDKFDPQFFGLSPKEASQMDPNQRLFLLTCWEAIEDAGYGGTMLAGSRTGVYLGFSSDFGEEYRRMIRELEPDAMSTSIIGNMKSVIASRVSYLLDLKGPSMLVDTSCSSSLMAVHLACQAIRRGECEMALAGGVKLILLSLQDGSNDLGILSQSGRTRPFDNDSDGTGVGEGVGAVLLKPLTKALADGDSIYAVIKGSAANQDGHSFGLTAPNSLAQAEVIQQAWKDAQIDPETLSYIEVHSIGTKLGDPMEMDGLERAFRPYTKRRQFCGIGSVKTNIGHTDHVAGMAGLFKVILSLKQKQIPPHLHFQRANRMIPFEQSPIYIHDTLTEWEPEKSVRRAGISSFGMSGTNVHLVVEEAPFIQPPKQDEGFQAIALSAKSKESLLNLLLRFQKWTSKPVEELPTLESLSFTANTGRSHFGYRLLMICRDMDDFSAKISMLCANDWTTLSEPDIFFGWHKVISQEKADREPGILTEAEQQAMNKAANALLQKLLLAQSKELSDLKELGELYVSGADVRWSAMHTFKKPCRVHLPVYPFERKRCWLDISSLHSLDKDARRDEDHVAPRKSGEAKLPNVLVRGRKQDTYTVLEQELARIWGYVLGLEEVDVHDNFYELGGDSIIAIRMISEISKRMNREVEVQDLLTHSTISEFAAYLDAAGHEEGQVAKAEAAATVVQTVQTVQQRNTKSLHGTQIKRSSYADVSQLSWRQWNCYDRGLALLMEEQDAHLIPYFKLFLGLKRGYQLDAEGYPYSYREHPEVMGYLSDEEMLYKFGYRVKLMPVARLDELHESIIHQLDQGKPVMVAFDEYYTFYTTQYQKEHTDHLTVITGYDHEKQVYTIINHNHLTRGQAQRIQYDKFSTTYQTLEEIYANVEPHSRLIMVLDRVADDEAILRTSAEQELLFLLKAVESKQQVGRELTLLLSLTEQPDTYFDEANLNELYVQLGGKELWVETLLDCYIPQADQSVRELAEEILQTSTNAVNRYALSLYKEKMLKRSDVEAAIDKLRSLTRQFLQQVFALRERDSDIR, encoded by the coding sequence GTGAGCAAGCCATTAGGACTTAACCGAGTCAAACTGAATAAACAGCAGACGGATGCTCATTCAACTGACAGCAAAGCCAATCAACACGATATTGCGGTGATTGGTGCTGCTTGCCGATTCGGAAGCGCAGAAAACCCGGAAGACTTTTGGCGTCTGTTACAAGCTGGTCAAGATTGCGTCCGAGAGCTTCCCAAAGAGCGCCAGAACGATTTGATTCCATTGTTACTCGCCAAAGGGTTGACGATGGAGAAAATTCAATTTCGAGAGGCTGCCTACCTGAATGACATTGATAAATTCGATCCGCAATTCTTCGGTCTTTCTCCTAAGGAAGCAAGCCAGATGGACCCGAACCAGCGCTTATTTTTGCTGACATGCTGGGAGGCGATTGAGGACGCTGGATATGGTGGAACGATGCTCGCGGGCAGCCGTACGGGTGTATATCTGGGGTTTAGCAGTGATTTTGGTGAAGAGTATCGACGAATGATTCGGGAGCTGGAACCAGATGCAATGTCCACCTCAATCATTGGCAATATGAAATCGGTGATCGCATCTCGCGTCTCCTACCTGTTGGATCTCAAAGGTCCGAGCATGCTTGTGGATACTTCGTGCTCCTCGTCGCTGATGGCAGTTCATCTGGCATGCCAAGCGATTCGTCGAGGAGAATGTGAGATGGCGCTGGCCGGCGGTGTCAAGCTCATCTTGCTGTCTTTACAAGATGGAAGCAATGATTTGGGAATTTTATCGCAATCTGGGCGTACTCGCCCTTTTGACAATGATTCAGACGGTACGGGTGTCGGTGAAGGCGTTGGCGCCGTTTTGCTGAAACCGTTGACCAAGGCTCTTGCAGACGGGGATTCGATTTATGCCGTGATCAAAGGAAGCGCCGCCAATCAAGACGGCCATTCTTTCGGGCTTACGGCGCCAAATTCATTGGCACAAGCCGAAGTGATCCAGCAGGCATGGAAAGACGCGCAGATTGACCCCGAAACGCTTTCGTATATTGAGGTACACAGCATAGGCACAAAGCTGGGTGATCCTATGGAGATGGACGGGCTTGAGAGAGCATTTCGCCCGTACACAAAGCGGCGCCAATTTTGCGGGATCGGCTCCGTAAAAACGAACATCGGTCACACCGATCACGTAGCGGGTATGGCTGGTCTTTTCAAGGTGATCCTGTCTCTTAAACAAAAGCAGATTCCTCCGCATTTGCATTTTCAGCGCGCGAATCGGATGATTCCTTTTGAACAATCTCCCATTTACATCCATGACACTTTGACAGAGTGGGAACCAGAGAAAAGCGTGCGACGGGCTGGAATCAGTTCGTTTGGCATGAGTGGAACGAATGTGCACCTCGTAGTAGAGGAAGCACCCTTCATTCAGCCTCCCAAGCAAGACGAAGGGTTTCAGGCAATCGCTTTATCCGCTAAAAGCAAGGAGAGCTTGCTCAACCTGTTGCTCCGCTTTCAGAAGTGGACCAGCAAGCCTGTGGAAGAACTGCCGACATTGGAAAGTCTCAGCTTTACGGCAAATACGGGCCGTAGTCACTTTGGCTACCGATTGCTGATGATTTGCAGAGACATGGATGATTTTTCCGCAAAAATCTCTATGTTGTGCGCGAATGATTGGACAACACTTTCTGAACCGGATATTTTCTTTGGCTGGCACAAGGTTATCTCGCAGGAAAAAGCGGATAGAGAGCCAGGGATACTCACTGAGGCAGAGCAACAAGCGATGAATAAGGCTGCTAATGCACTTTTACAAAAGCTTTTATTGGCGCAAAGCAAAGAGTTATCTGATCTGAAAGAGCTTGGCGAATTGTATGTGAGTGGGGCAGATGTACGCTGGAGTGCCATGCATACGTTTAAAAAGCCGTGCCGCGTGCACCTCCCTGTTTATCCGTTTGAGCGTAAGCGTTGTTGGCTGGACATCTCTTCTCTGCATTCTCTTGACAAGGATGCCAGGAGAGACGAAGACCATGTTGCACCGCGAAAATCTGGAGAAGCGAAGCTGCCAAATGTGTTGGTACGTGGGAGAAAACAGGATACCTACACCGTTTTAGAGCAAGAGCTGGCTCGCATTTGGGGATATGTTCTGGGGCTTGAAGAAGTAGATGTCCATGACAATTTTTACGAGCTGGGCGGGGACTCGATCATCGCGATTAGAATGATCAGCGAAATCTCAAAGCGAATGAACCGAGAAGTAGAAGTACAAGACCTACTTACCCATTCGACGATTTCCGAATTTGCTGCCTATCTGGATGCGGCTGGGCATGAAGAAGGACAGGTTGCGAAAGCAGAAGCAGCTGCTACTGTCGTTCAAACTGTCCAAACTGTTCAACAACGAAACACAAAATCATTACATGGTACGCAAATCAAACGCAGCTCGTATGCCGATGTCAGTCAATTATCTTGGCGTCAATGGAATTGTTATGATCGCGGTCTCGCTTTATTAATGGAGGAGCAGGATGCCCATCTGATTCCGTATTTCAAGCTTTTTCTCGGGTTAAAGCGCGGCTATCAGCTTGATGCGGAGGGGTACCCCTATTCGTATCGGGAGCATCCTGAGGTTATGGGATATTTGTCGGATGAGGAGATGCTTTACAAATTTGGCTATCGGGTCAAACTCATGCCTGTCGCTCGTCTGGATGAATTGCATGAATCGATCATTCACCAGTTGGATCAAGGCAAGCCAGTAATGGTTGCGTTTGACGAGTATTACACCTTTTACACGACGCAATACCAGAAGGAACATACCGATCATCTCACCGTTATTACTGGCTATGACCATGAAAAGCAGGTCTATACGATCATCAATCACAATCATTTGACTCGCGGGCAAGCTCAGCGAATCCAGTACGATAAATTTTCCACAACGTACCAAACGCTTGAGGAGATTTATGCAAATGTAGAGCCGCATTCTCGGCTGATCATGGTGCTTGATCGCGTTGCAGATGACGAAGCAATTCTGCGTACCAGCGCAGAACAGGAGTTGCTGTTTTTACTAAAAGCGGTCGAGAGTAAACAGCAAGTTGGTCGTGAGCTTACGCTGTTGCTGTCGCTTACGGAGCAGCCAGACACCTATTTTGATGAAGCCAATCTAAACGAGCTCTACGTTCAATTAGGCGGCAAAGAACTGTGGGTGGAAACATTATTGGACTGCTACATTCCACAGGCTGATCAGTCTGTACGCGAACTAGCGGAGGAGATTTTGCAGACATCCACTAACGCGGTGAATCGCTATGCTCTTAGCTTATACAAAGAAAAAATGTTGAAACGTTCCGATGTGGAAGCTGCTATCGACAAGTTGCGTTCTCTCACTCGTCAATTTCTACAACAAGTATTTGCCTTGCGAGAGCGTGATTCGGATATCCGATAG
- a CDS encoding BtrH N-terminal domain-containing protein, which produces MSLTEIQPSKHPNLDCIGASIYTVLKYLNFSALETAWKQCGAIYLKTQDSPYGDVNGQYMRTVAELAWIHHIRVEGRAEPENDLFLENIQERLERGVPTIVLCNMAELPYNPYYQDLPEMHSIIVTGREGNQLLIVDDYYRYKGLLPIEQFLLASNSSYRDAGTGEWYPLHNRSFELVLSDSQHPTFDQLLEAVRSNLSVLEGRCDTSQIKRELDVPDDVNVEVGLKSLDPFLKDVEAFLASGVEITDDHLDILNHSLISMAQTRAMYANVLQVISEKYQNFGELAEQYRSIGHQWKITTNMILKAFDSNRSDMVHRVLQKISSIKTQEFEAVTKTREVLERVGVVV; this is translated from the coding sequence ATGTCACTCACCGAGATTCAACCGAGCAAGCATCCGAACCTGGATTGCATCGGCGCTTCTATCTACACGGTTCTGAAATACCTGAACTTTTCCGCCTTGGAAACAGCCTGGAAGCAGTGCGGTGCCATCTATCTAAAAACGCAGGATTCTCCTTATGGAGATGTAAACGGTCAATACATGAGAACAGTCGCAGAGCTGGCGTGGATTCATCATATCCGCGTAGAAGGACGGGCTGAACCGGAAAACGACCTGTTTTTGGAAAATATACAAGAACGTTTGGAACGGGGGGTACCGACAATCGTCCTCTGCAATATGGCGGAACTCCCATACAACCCTTATTATCAGGACCTGCCTGAAATGCATAGCATCATTGTCACAGGAAGAGAAGGTAACCAGCTTCTGATTGTCGATGATTACTACCGCTACAAAGGCCTGTTGCCCATCGAGCAATTTTTACTGGCGAGTAACTCTTCCTATCGGGATGCAGGCACAGGCGAATGGTATCCACTCCACAATCGATCATTTGAATTGGTACTTTCAGATTCCCAGCATCCTACGTTCGATCAGTTACTGGAAGCAGTCAGGAGCAATCTCAGCGTACTAGAGGGTCGTTGCGATACAAGTCAAATCAAGCGGGAGTTGGATGTACCCGACGATGTCAACGTCGAGGTAGGGCTGAAATCCCTTGATCCTTTTCTAAAAGACGTAGAGGCGTTTCTCGCTAGCGGAGTGGAGATTACAGACGATCACCTCGATATCCTTAACCACAGCTTGATCAGCATGGCACAAACACGAGCGATGTATGCCAATGTCCTGCAAGTGATCAGTGAGAAGTACCAAAACTTTGGAGAACTTGCCGAGCAGTATCGCAGTATTGGACATCAATGGAAAATTACGACCAATATGATTTTGAAGGCTTTTGACAGTAATCGCAGTGACATGGTTCATCGCGTTCTGCAAAAAATCAGCAGCATAAAAACGCAGGAATTTGAGGCGGTCACAAAAACAAGAGAAGTACTGGAACGGGTTGGCGTTGTTGTGTAA
- a CDS encoding phosphopantetheine-containing protein, with amino-acid sequence MERENEVYETLLQLFSEYVNESGELTEYIESLTFIRSVVKVEKEFGIEFDDDMLHLENFQDMKMLAGYIQQKMDEKSA; translated from the coding sequence ATGGAAAGGGAAAACGAAGTATACGAGACGCTCCTACAGTTGTTTTCTGAGTACGTGAACGAAAGCGGAGAACTTACGGAGTACATTGAGTCATTGACCTTTATCAGGTCGGTCGTAAAGGTTGAAAAAGAGTTTGGCATTGAATTCGATGATGACATGCTCCATTTGGAAAACTTTCAAGACATGAAAATGTTGGCAGGTTACATCCAGCAAAAAATGGATGAAAAATCTGCTTGA
- the sbnA gene encoding 2,3-diaminopropionate biosynthesis protein SbnA: MLTKMMAISHMIGNTPLIKLEHEHINLFCKLEYNNLMGSVKVRPAFYILQEAIKRGEITQETTVIESSSGNFAIALATLCKQLGIKFIPVIDPNINPVYENLLRVFAHEVVKVTDRDETGGFLLTRIQTVNRLLNETKNSFWTNQYGNPDSARAHYFGLGAEIADSFETLDYAFIGVSSGGTITGISQRLKERYPNIKIIAVDTAGSVIFGQEPQKRYIPGIGSSMRPDILKGAIIDEVVHVSEEDTVEACYQLYAEHGIFAGGSSGTSYWAIKNYFKDQKHVVKPNVVFLCPDGGMPYVNTVYNQEWVQWLHQQKHSFVGN; encoded by the coding sequence ATGCTAACGAAAATGATGGCCATAAGTCACATGATTGGCAATACGCCTTTAATCAAACTTGAGCATGAGCACATCAATCTGTTTTGCAAGCTGGAGTACAACAATCTCATGGGTAGTGTAAAAGTGAGGCCAGCCTTTTACATATTACAGGAGGCGATCAAAAGAGGAGAGATCACGCAGGAAACTACTGTAATCGAATCTTCTTCGGGAAATTTTGCTATCGCTTTGGCAACATTGTGCAAGCAACTCGGAATTAAATTTATTCCAGTCATTGATCCAAACATCAATCCAGTCTATGAGAACTTGCTCAGGGTATTTGCCCATGAGGTCGTAAAAGTAACAGACCGTGACGAGACAGGAGGATTTCTCCTGACGCGCATCCAAACGGTCAATCGTCTACTCAATGAGACGAAGAACTCGTTTTGGACCAACCAGTATGGAAATCCGGATAGTGCTCGAGCCCATTACTTCGGACTGGGAGCCGAGATCGCAGACAGCTTCGAGACATTGGACTACGCATTTATCGGCGTTAGCTCTGGCGGTACGATTACTGGAATTTCGCAGCGATTGAAAGAACGATATCCGAACATAAAAATAATTGCTGTCGATACGGCAGGCTCAGTGATTTTCGGACAAGAGCCACAAAAACGATACATCCCGGGAATTGGATCAAGCATGCGGCCTGACATACTCAAGGGCGCGATTATTGATGAGGTTGTTCATGTTTCGGAGGAGGATACAGTCGAGGCTTGCTATCAGCTGTACGCTGAGCATGGCATTTTTGCTGGAGGATCTTCTGGGACTTCCTACTGGGCAATAAAAAACTATTTCAAAGATCAAAAGCACGTAGTCAAGCCTAATGTCGTCTTTTTATGCCCAGACGGTGGTATGCCATATGTCAATACCGTATACAACCAGGAATGGGTTCAGTGGTTGCATCAGCAAAAGCATTCTTTCGTTGGCAATTAA
- the sbnB gene encoding 2,3-diaminopropionate biosynthesis protein SbnB yields MLYLNTSDIEKVGKNWKETIDVIEHAVHSLHKEDYAQPIKPYLRYHDMANRIIAMPAFVGGDTYMAGIKWIASFPKNLQEGIQRAHSITILNEARTGKPVSTINTALVSGIRTASVSGLLLKHYEQVRPLQNVTVGIIGFGPIGRLHLQMVTAMLGEKIAKVVLYDIAGIQQEHIPAEIKEKTVIAQTWEEAYCEADVFITCTVSPHGFIDKQPKRHSLLLNVSLRDFTPKILDYTRSIIVDDWTEVCRENTDIEIMHLERGLQKEDTKSITDIVCLDQMKEFPQDEPIMFNPMGMAIFDIAIAAYYYKQALSQGIGTHLQD; encoded by the coding sequence ATGTTATATCTAAACACGAGCGATATTGAAAAGGTCGGCAAGAATTGGAAGGAAACGATTGATGTCATTGAACATGCTGTACATTCCTTACACAAGGAAGATTATGCACAGCCGATTAAACCTTACTTGCGATATCATGACATGGCAAACCGCATTATTGCCATGCCAGCATTTGTAGGCGGAGATACTTACATGGCGGGAATCAAGTGGATTGCCAGTTTCCCGAAAAACCTCCAAGAGGGAATCCAACGCGCGCATTCGATTACCATCCTGAACGAAGCCAGAACGGGTAAGCCTGTGTCAACGATTAATACGGCCCTGGTCAGCGGTATTCGAACGGCTTCTGTTTCCGGCCTTCTCCTCAAGCATTACGAACAAGTACGTCCCCTGCAAAATGTAACGGTCGGAATTATCGGATTTGGTCCGATTGGCAGACTTCATTTGCAAATGGTAACGGCCATGTTAGGAGAGAAGATCGCCAAGGTGGTTCTCTATGACATTGCGGGTATCCAGCAGGAGCATATTCCGGCTGAGATAAAAGAGAAAACCGTTATCGCGCAAACGTGGGAAGAAGCCTATTGCGAGGCAGATGTGTTCATTACGTGCACCGTATCACCGCATGGTTTTATTGACAAGCAACCAAAACGCCATTCTTTGTTGTTAAATGTGTCGTTACGCGATTTTACACCAAAAATTCTCGACTATACCCGTTCCATTATCGTTGACGACTGGACCGAAGTTTGCCGTGAGAACACGGACATCGAGATCATGCATCTGGAGAGAGGATTGCAAAAAGAAGATACCAAATCCATCACGGATATCGTCTGCCTTGACCAGATGAAAGAATTTCCACAAGATGAGCCCATCATGTTTAATCCGATGGGGATGGCAATTTTTGATATCGCCATTGCTGCCTATTATTACAAACAAGCACTCTCGCAGGGGATCGGAACTCACTTGCAAGACTAA
- a CDS encoding ParB N-terminal domain-containing protein: protein MLANLKLVESSRICLHEAHENKRLHKTRQIIEEEGILRHPPLAILMQNGQYLIIDGAHRTFALQMLGCKHIPVQVVGHEDFHLDMWDHIVPVASWLQSVEQDSVFRWETERLGETPVAEMKIGNKERFYLYPNENRQDDEWRMTLWRQLVDSYTYSHPVHRLPTGMLEWPDTGAALIRFPPINLAELERIVSEGHVLPAGVTRFEIDGRLLNLCIPISLLKQEQIEREQWERLVKKWRETLRLYSKPVYMCDA from the coding sequence GTGCTAGCAAATCTAAAACTGGTAGAGTCATCTCGTATTTGTTTGCACGAGGCACATGAAAACAAGCGACTACACAAGACCAGACAGATCATTGAGGAGGAAGGGATTTTGCGTCATCCTCCGTTGGCGATTCTCATGCAAAACGGCCAGTATTTGATCATTGATGGTGCACATCGGACCTTTGCTCTCCAAATGCTTGGGTGCAAACATATCCCTGTACAGGTAGTGGGGCATGAGGATTTTCACTTGGATATGTGGGATCATATTGTGCCAGTCGCTTCATGGTTGCAGTCAGTGGAGCAGGATTCTGTGTTTCGGTGGGAAACAGAGCGTTTAGGAGAAACGCCTGTGGCAGAAATGAAGATAGGGAATAAGGAACGCTTCTATTTGTATCCAAATGAGAATCGGCAGGATGATGAGTGGCGAATGACGCTATGGCGTCAATTAGTGGACAGCTACACCTATAGCCACCCGGTGCATCGTCTGCCCACAGGGATGCTTGAGTGGCCGGACACAGGAGCCGCCTTGATACGATTCCCGCCAATCAATTTGGCGGAATTGGAGCGTATCGTATCGGAAGGGCATGTTTTGCCTGCGGGTGTTACCCGTTTTGAAATAGACGGGCGTCTATTAAACTTGTGTATTCCGATTAGCCTATTGAAACAGGAGCAAATCGAGCGAGAACAGTGGGAGCGATTGGTTAAAAAATGGAGAGAAACCTTGCGCCTCTACTCGAAACCCGTGTATATGTGCGATGCGTAA
- the edeA gene encoding cyclic peptide edeine export ABC transporter EdeA, producing MLICLVLVLSGSIPVYAETSVPQNTEIATKIEQLVNKTMESEKIPGAAVVVVKEGKTIYKQSFGFSNLEKQERITADTLFEIGSNSKAFTALALHQLIEQKRLSLDDPVQSFIPWFAVTYKGQPETILIKHLLYHTSGIPFESIGSIPISSSENAIEETVRAINHAELVRKPGTEYEYATINYDILGYVVEKVTGKSYEQYVQQEVIAKLGLTDTFLKAQAPEWDLAKGHKISFFSPKVYNAPDYRGNTPAGYVVSNLTDMERWLKIQLGVESSAIRTELVSASQLPDRSVPPAADGSSYASGWMIYQDGGGQISHGGNNPGFSSYMAFRPEEKLGAVVLTNTNSLNAFVIAEGAVNLVLGKEAPVVVSDTNLQADRMASISLVILGILLLVLGGAIVQIFVQVYRGERKLVANAGRICFASFVAFVGMGIVLTAALYYLPDVFFMGLPWPFIEVWLPITIFYAIYALVAGLALFNVYITLTRLFPKSQETSMTSIVIQGLISGFGNALIIFMINLALTSTNKFHASIFLYFLLGILLYIVGEKMMRSRLIVITNEIVYEKRMELIRKIFRTPYQKYETLDNGEIYAGLNNDTETISTFANSVVVALTSAVTLVFCFIYLGSLDLYGFLFCLAVIFVAVGLYTLAGRFANKVWEETRDIQNVFFSYITDMIGGFKELYLTQAQRKEFEDDMEKSCSDYRHKKSAGQFKFVNVYLIGELLFVVVIGTVAFLFPVLFPSLQKEMLISYVFVFLYMTGPVHGILNAVPELIRIKISWQRLNALLDSLSVETRREEESLARQNSQDFETFSTEQVRFRYKNKEGEEFSVGPLDFSCRKGEIVFIVGGNGSGKSTFAKLITGLYEQDEGEFFMNGQNVNADQRCEFFSAIFSDFYLFEKMYGIDYQAKQEEVSKYLEVLRIADKVGVDETGTFSTTKLSTGQRKRLALMLSLVRDRPIFLFDEWAADQDPEYRQFFYESLLPEMKRQGKCVIAITHDDRYFHLADQVVKMESGRIISQQTLTHA from the coding sequence TTGCTGATCTGTCTGGTTCTCGTACTTTCCGGAAGTATACCCGTGTACGCTGAAACAAGCGTTCCACAGAATACGGAAATCGCAACGAAAATCGAACAGCTGGTCAATAAAACCATGGAGTCGGAAAAAATCCCGGGTGCAGCCGTTGTGGTCGTCAAAGAGGGGAAAACGATTTACAAGCAATCGTTTGGATTTTCCAATCTCGAGAAGCAGGAACGGATAACTGCTGACACATTGTTTGAAATCGGATCGAACTCCAAGGCCTTTACGGCGCTAGCCTTGCACCAGCTAATCGAGCAAAAACGTCTTTCTCTGGATGATCCTGTTCAGAGCTTTATACCGTGGTTTGCCGTTACATATAAAGGACAACCGGAAACGATCCTGATTAAGCATTTGCTGTATCATACCAGTGGGATTCCTTTTGAAAGTATTGGCTCCATCCCTATTTCTTCCAGTGAGAATGCGATCGAAGAAACCGTGCGAGCGATCAATCATGCTGAACTGGTACGCAAGCCAGGGACCGAGTATGAATACGCCACCATTAACTACGATATCCTGGGCTATGTGGTCGAGAAGGTTACCGGGAAGTCCTATGAGCAGTATGTGCAGCAAGAAGTCATCGCCAAATTGGGACTAACCGATACATTTTTGAAGGCACAGGCACCTGAGTGGGATCTGGCAAAAGGGCATAAAATCAGCTTCTTTTCTCCAAAAGTGTATAATGCGCCTGATTATCGAGGAAACACGCCAGCTGGTTATGTCGTATCCAACCTGACTGATATGGAACGATGGCTGAAGATTCAGCTAGGGGTAGAGTCTTCCGCGATTCGTACAGAGCTGGTGAGTGCCTCACAGCTTCCTGACCGGTCGGTACCTCCAGCTGCGGACGGTTCCTCGTATGCGTCAGGCTGGATGATTTATCAGGATGGTGGCGGGCAAATTTCGCACGGCGGCAACAACCCTGGATTCTCGTCGTACATGGCGTTTCGCCCAGAGGAAAAGCTGGGAGCCGTCGTTTTGACCAATACAAACTCGCTGAACGCATTCGTCATCGCCGAGGGGGCCGTCAATCTCGTACTAGGCAAAGAAGCTCCGGTAGTAGTGTCTGACACCAATCTTCAAGCAGATCGAATGGCAAGCATTTCTCTTGTGATCCTTGGTATCCTTTTGTTGGTACTTGGTGGGGCAATCGTGCAGATTTTCGTGCAAGTCTATCGAGGTGAACGAAAACTCGTCGCGAATGCGGGGCGAATTTGCTTTGCATCCTTTGTTGCATTTGTTGGCATGGGAATTGTTTTAACCGCCGCCTTATACTATTTGCCGGATGTATTTTTTATGGGTTTACCATGGCCGTTCATCGAGGTCTGGCTTCCGATCACCATTTTTTACGCCATATATGCATTGGTAGCAGGACTCGCTCTGTTTAATGTCTACATCACACTCACCCGCTTGTTCCCGAAATCGCAAGAAACATCCATGACGTCTATTGTCATCCAAGGACTTATCAGCGGTTTTGGGAATGCGCTGATTATTTTTATGATCAATCTGGCGCTCACTTCTACAAACAAGTTTCATGCATCCATTTTCCTTTATTTTCTCCTGGGTATCTTGTTGTATATCGTCGGGGAGAAAATGATGCGTAGCCGACTGATTGTGATCACTAATGAAATTGTATACGAAAAAAGAATGGAACTGATCCGCAAAATTTTTCGGACCCCTTATCAAAAATACGAGACACTTGATAACGGTGAAATATATGCGGGGCTAAATAACGATACGGAAACGATCAGTACGTTCGCCAATAGTGTCGTTGTGGCACTGACGAGTGCGGTTACACTCGTGTTTTGCTTCATTTACCTGGGCTCGCTGGATCTATACGGATTTTTGTTTTGTCTGGCTGTCATTTTTGTGGCTGTCGGTTTGTATACGCTGGCAGGTCGCTTTGCAAATAAAGTATGGGAGGAAACCAGAGACATCCAAAATGTGTTTTTCTCCTATATTACCGATATGATCGGGGGCTTCAAGGAGCTGTATTTGACGCAGGCGCAACGAAAAGAATTTGAAGATGACATGGAAAAAAGCTGCTCTGACTATCGACATAAGAAATCAGCGGGCCAATTTAAATTTGTGAACGTGTATTTGATAGGGGAGTTGCTTTTCGTCGTGGTAATCGGCACGGTTGCCTTTTTATTCCCGGTGCTCTTCCCTTCGCTTCAAAAAGAGATGCTGATTAGTTATGTGTTTGTCTTTCTGTATATGACTGGGCCCGTTCACGGTATTTTGAATGCGGTACCGGAGCTGATTCGGATCAAGATTAGTTGGCAGCGATTGAATGCGTTGCTCGATTCGTTATCAGTGGAAACGAGAAGAGAAGAGGAAAGCTTGGCTCGGCAAAACTCGCAAGACTTTGAGACGTTTTCAACTGAACAGGTGCGTTTCCGATACAAAAACAAGGAGGGCGAAGAGTTTTCCGTAGGGCCGCTGGACTTCTCCTGCCGAAAAGGGGAAATCGTCTTCATTGTTGGTGGGAACGGCAGCGGGAAGTCAACATTTGCCAAGCTGATTACTGGATTGTACGAGCAGGATGAGGGCGAGTTTTTCATGAACGGCCAAAACGTGAATGCTGATCAACGCTGCGAATTCTTCTCTGCGATCTTCAGTGATTTCTACTTGTTCGAGAAAATGTACGGAATCGATTACCAAGCGAAGCAAGAAGAAGTGAGCAAATATTTAGAGGTGCTGCGCATCGCTGACAAAGTCGGAGTGGATGAAACGGGAACGTTTAGCACGACGAAGCTGTCTACGGGTCAGCGTAAGCGTCTTGCTTTAATGCTCAGTCTGGTCAGAGACAGGCCCATTTTCCTCTTTGACGAGTGGGCAGCTGACCAAGATCCAGAATATCGTCAATTCTTTTACGAATCCTTGCTACCAGAAATGAAAAGACAGGGCAAATGTGTCATCGCGATCACACACGACGATCGCTACTTCCATCTTGCTGATCAGGTAGTGAAAATGGAGAGTGGGCGAATTATTTCGCAGCAAACACTTACGCATGCCTGA
- a CDS encoding TnsA endonuclease C-terminal domain-containing protein codes for MKAKTKKQIINEWAKYCVLSYLLEYRTTTNYRTLTEALSGFERYYGLERGEAFTVFKHLAASKKVQFVCQPSSPRVSKSQISP; via the coding sequence GTGAAGGCGAAGACAAAAAAACAAATCATCAACGAATGGGCGAAATATTGCGTTCTTTCATACCTGCTCGAATACCGAACAACTACCAATTATAGAACCCTTACGGAAGCTCTTAGTGGCTTCGAACGATACTATGGTTTGGAGAGAGGAGAAGCCTTTACTGTGTTTAAGCATCTCGCGGCCTCGAAAAAGGTTCAGTTTGTATGTCAGCCAAGTTCTCCAAGAGTATCAAAATCGCAGATCTCACCATGA